TTGCTGCTGGCCTTGACCTACAGGCTGCCATTTTGGTTTAGTCTTCACTGCAGGTGGGGACTGGGGAGCTTTATGACTTTGTGACTCAGTTTGATTGGTCACTGCAGAAGATGCAACAGGAAACTGGCTAGCAAGCTGCTTAACCAGAGATGGCACTGATGAGGTTTGGTTGGAAAAGGGTAGTGTCTTGGAGATGCTTTGCTGCTTAGGTAGTGTAGGTGGGGGTTGGTTCTTCAATGGTGCtggaggtggaggtggaggaggTGGGGGTGGAGGTGGTGGGGGTGGTGGTGCTGGAGCTTGAGGTGATGGAGCTACTGGGGATACTGGAAGAATGCCATATGAAGGTTTTGGTGCTGTCTGAGGTGGAAATCCACCAGTGAAAGTTTTGGgcaaaactgcagtttgaatTGGCAGCTGCATGGGGGCGGGTGGGGGTGGTGGAGGAGGTGGTGGTGGTGGAGGATTTGGAGCAGGAGCAAAATGCTGTTGAGGAGGGAGTGTAGGTGCTAATGGTGGGGGTGGTGGCGGTGGTGGAGGGGGAGGAGGTGGAGAAGAATGGATCTGATTGACTGGGGGTATTACATTTTGGGGTACACTGGGAAATTTGTGGGCAAGGACCTGCTTGAGTCCATTGGCTATGAAAGGTGCCTGTACAGTAGAGGGTGGTGGAGGAGGGGGAAGGCCATTAGCCTGAAGAGGGGGTGGAGGGGGTGGTAAAGGCTGCGACTGGATTGGCACTATGGGTGGAGGAGGTGGAAAGGATTGTGACTGGATTGACACCATGGGTGGAGGAGGTGGAAAACATTGTGACTGGATCGGCACTATAGGTGGAGGAGGTGGAAAAGATTGTGACTGGATTGGCACTATAGGTGGAGGAGGTGGAAAAGATTGTGACTGGATTGGCACTACAGGTGGAGGAGGTGGTAAAGGCTGTGACTGCACAGGCATTatgggaggaggaggaggtggtaAAGGCTGTGACTGCACAGGCATTatgggaggaggaggaggtggtaAAGGCTGTGACTGCACAGGCATTACGGGAGGAGGAGGTGGTAAAGGCTGTGACTGCACGGGCATTATGGGAGGAGGAGGTGGTAAAGGCTGTGACTGTACAGGCATTATgggaggaggaggtggaggtGTGGGGGCAGGAGGAGGGGAGGACTGTAGAACTGTTGCAGGGGGTGGAGGACCAAGTTTCAAAACAGCCATGGCTGATCCAGGTGGAGGCATTGGggcaggtggaggtggaggaggaggcGGTGGGATGTTAGCCCCTGGTGGAATATTGTTTGATTGTGGTTTGGAGGCCGGTGGGACTGGTGGCACTTGCTGCTGGGCTTGTGGCTGAGGCTTGGGGTGACTTGTGGCCTGAGAGGCATTCTGTAGCCGAGTGATAGTGCTGTATTTGGCAAACATGGTAGGTGTGGCATGGTGGGGGATACTGGAAataggaggaggaggagggggtgGAGGAGGTGGTGGTGGTGGAGGAGGTGGTGGCGGGGCTGGGGCTGGGGCTGGAGTTGCCTGGGGTGGTACTTGTACCGGTGCTTGTATCGGTGCCTGTGTTGGCGGCTGTATTGGTGCCTGTGTCGGTGCCTGGGTGACACTTCCACGTGACTGTGGAATTAAATGTGGATGTGGCTGTTGCAGTGGGTGCAGATGCTGCTGTTGAGGCACATGATGAGCAGAATGGCTGCTATGGCTTGAATGGGTAGAACGGATTGATTCTGGTCTTGCCTGAaccaatataaaaaaacaacaataaataatatgttaCTTTAATTTCATTCAGGCCTTTAGTGTGGTTCATCTTACTCTGTGGTGTTTCATTAAGAGTTTAATTAAAGAAAGTGCTGAAGTAAAGAGGTCTTTCCAGAGAAAGGGGACAACTCACCTTTGTGCTCTCCTCTATTTGAGTCCCTCTCTTCCAGGCCTCAGAGAAGATTGAACTAACTACACTCTGGGAACGGGCATGGGAGGACGAAGTACCATCTGACATACCACTATCCGCCTGACTAGAGTGGTTTGACTGTGACtctttaaacacaaacaaataagcACAAACATCAGTCAGCAACCCCTACATTTACAGTAACAAGTCAGTAAAATCACTATTATGCTATTTAAGGATTAATTCAtttccagaataacaatttccTGATAACTTAGctccatgtcattcaagatattcaggtctttctttcttcagttaaaaagaaaattaaggtttttgaggaaaacattccaggccttttctccatataatggactttaataggttgaaggtccaaactgatAAAtgatcaggatttttttttttattctggaagtgaaccttTAAAATATTCCATAACTACCAAAGCCTAtgatatttgagaaaaaaaaaaaaatcataaaagagTTTACAAAGGACCAGTCAGTCTTGAGATTTAAGTTACTCACCAGGTATACTGACTGAGCTTGTTCCCGACTTGATGCTGGTGCTGGAGAGTGAAGACCAGTCATAGGCAGCCTCTGTGCGCTTCATGGCTTCCTGGTAGTTCACATACAACTGCTTCCCATACTGTgcataaaacacattaaatgatGAActgatataaacatttttacatatatggTTGAAGATTAAGCAATTTCCACTATGGGCTCTGgttataaattcattttcaaatacagaagagtattatttatataaataatgtatattagTTTCAGAAGAACATGTTTTGAGGCCACAGGTTTCATTAATTGGACAAAAAACAACAGAGAAGGTATTAGACCTTACCTTAGCAATACGAATGCCATTGACCCACTGGTGTAGAGTTCTGACATCATCACAGCACAGGTATTTAATATACTGTGACTTCTTCTGGATCTGAGGGTGCTGTGGGCACAATCAATAATATTACACTCAAGACAATAAAGgtttgagaattttttttatctctaaTACTTATGAACCACTAGAGGGCAGTAACAATGGTTACAGTGGTTATAGACAATTAGCGTAATGCAACGCCATCTGTTACACAATCAAATGCGAGTTGTCCATACAGTTGTCAACCAAcctgtttttaaatttagtgaAAGTACTCACAGATGTAACCTATGTGCAATTGTGAATATTTACAGAAATCAATACATTTAAACCTTCCAATAAGATTCCataaattcaactttatttgattttattcttggatactataaatataaaccCATGTAAAATGTTTGAGTAGACAGATTTGAAAGGTAACAGTCAAACACACATCATTTAAAC
This genomic window from Labeo rohita strain BAU-BD-2019 chromosome 1, IGBB_LRoh.1.0, whole genome shotgun sequence contains:
- the raph1b gene encoding ras-associated and pleckstrin homology domains-containing protein 1b isoform X5 is translated as MDVMTACWRGQEEQAAKAKAEKIRVALEKIKEAQVKKLVIRVHMSDESSKTMMVDERQTVRQVLDSLLDKSHCGYSPDWALVETIPELQMERIFEDHENLVENLLNWTRDSQNKLMFIERIEKYALFKNPQNYLLGRKETSEMADRNKEALLEECFCGSSVSVPEIEGVLWLKEDGKKSWKKRYFLLRASGIYFVPKGKAKASRDLVCFLQLDHVNVYYGQDYRSKYKAPTDYCLALKHPQIQKKSQYIKYLCCDDVRTLHQWVNGIRIAKYGKQLYVNYQEAMKRTEAAYDWSSLSSTSIKSGTSSVSIPESQSNHSSQADSGMSDGTSSSHARSQSVVSSIFSEAWKRGTQIEESTKARPESIRSTHSSHSSHSAHHVPQQQHLHPLQQPHPHLIPQSRGSVTQAPTQAPIQPPTQAPIQAPVQVPPQATPAPAPAPPPPPPPPPPPPPPPPPPISSIPHHATPTMFAKYSTITRLQNASQATSHPKPQPQAQQQVPPVPPASKPQSNNIPPGANIPPPPPPPPPAPMPPPGSAMAVLKLGPPPPATVLQSSPPPAPTPPPPPPIMPVQSQPLPPPPPIMPVQSQPLPPPPPVMPVQSQPLPPPPPPIMPVQSQPLPPPPPPIMPVQSQPLPPPPPVVPIQSQSFPPPPPIVPIQSQSFPPPPPIVPIQSQCFPPPPPMVSIQSQSFPPPPPIVPIQSQPLPPPPPPLQANGLPPPPPPSTVQAPFIANGLKQVLAHKFPSVPQNVIPPVNQIHSSPPPPPPPPPPPPPLAPTLPPQQHFAPAPNPPPPPPPPPPPPAPMQLPIQTAVLPKTFTGGFPPQTAPKPSYGILPVSPVAPSPQAPAPPPPPPPPPPPPPPPPAPLKNQPPPTLPKQQSISKTLPFSNQTSSVPSLVKQLASQFPVASSAVTNQTESQSHKAPQSPPAVKTKPKWQPVGQGQQQQKSPEFPPPPPESTLAFPSPPPPPPPPPPPGPTPPPPPPPPPPMSGSPITKSPSGSSAGVKKPPPTPQRNSSVKYNASVEYQESRKNLVSKFNPSSASSSTSASSSSPSKELPTGPRAPPKPGKLNLANLPLALQNKLNQNRQSTADFPSPPPPENDSFPPPPMESDLPPPPPLPGDPNGLSLKVAVVNPQPQPAWGKSSLKKTQPPASIRCNNIKESPPLSTPIPPTSPKGTTQPNFLEDLHKTLKRKSSRVSGDKVDPVATMDDMALPPPPPELLNDQQRHSGSGFMSGNISGYATLRRGPPPAPPKRDHSTKLTN